AAGTCCCCTTTCAAAGAATGAATGAATATATTAATTACCTGAGTAACCAAGGCCTGCTTTTCTTTCTTGAGGGCTTCAAACCGGGAAGCCAAGTTATTGTAGTTGGCTCTGAGTATGCTGTAGTCTCTTTCAAGCTGCTTCGACTTCCATCGAGCTCTCTTATTCTGAAACCATATCGCAACCTGCCTTGGTTGCAACCCCAGCTCTTTCGCCAGCTGTAGCTTCTTCCTTGGCTCCAACCTCGACTCGGACTCAAAAATGGACTCCAACGATCGAATCTGCTCATCACTGAACCTCTTCTTGTTGTTCTTGCTTCTGTTCTTCTTTAAACTACTGCCTGCACCTAACGAGTCGTTCATGTAGCTAAAAGCCTCGGCTTCTTCCGGTGAGGGAGAATATCCAACTCGGTCTACCTCTAACATCTCGTTGTTTTTGGGGATCAGTGTTTCGGGAGAGAATGCTTTTGGGGTTTTGTGCTTTAAGCTATGTGATCCTCAGTGTATGTCATGGTTCTTTGGGTCTGACTGGGTTTTGTGATTGCTGCTTTATATCCAAAATCCATGGGTGGATCTGCTGGCGTAAATATATATTGCTTTTCTTTCTGTTCATTTAATATAAACATTCCCCATACTATTTTTCTTGCTCGAATATTAGTTTCCCCATTTCATTTCTAGCTAAGCAATTTACGAAGCTCAAGCTAGCTAGCCAGCTTAATTAGCTTAATTTGTATAGCGGATTAAGCTGGTTCTTTCTGTGCATTGCATCACATTATTAGCGTTTTTTAAATTGTTTGTGATATGATATAATATGGCCCTCGTCAATGTCGTGGTATGAACCGTCTTAATTACTTAAAGAAGTCTTCGATCTCCCTAATTAAGCTTATATATGGAGTGTCGGCATTCGTCAATACGTGAATCACGTTGTCCCATTTACCATCGGTCCTTGTCGATTTGGTGAATCCATTGCATGTTACCCAAAGCGTTGTCTTCTCCTAGGAGTAAAGAATGAAGTTTAATAAGATCGAGTCTAGATTAACGCGCGTGAATAATGCCTAATATATTACATTTTGGTTAGGATTCTTAGAATCTTTAGATCAAAATCACTCTTGCAACAAGCCTTATTAACATGTTAGCctaaccaccacaggtggttgAGTTGGTAAaagcctccaggtgtggaactcTCACACCCGGGTATGAATCCCGCCAACGCTTATTGAAGTTAAAtgccaatatattcttggtggccaggggggaggaagcgttctg
This portion of the Rosa chinensis cultivar Old Blush chromosome 1, RchiOBHm-V2, whole genome shotgun sequence genome encodes:
- the LOC112182110 gene encoding homeobox-leucine zipper protein ATHB-12 isoform X1, with translation MLEVDRVGYSPSPEEAEAFSYMNDSLGAGSSLKKNRSKNNKKRFSDEQIRSLESIFESESRLEPRKKLQLAKELGLQPRQVAIWFQNKRARWKSKQLERDYSILRANYNNLASRFEALKKEKQALVTQLQKLNDKMQRPKEERNNSIDGESDNGDDATRSESEGKPNYQMSLEKSEHRLRVMSDDDSSIKAEYFGLEEEPNLVNFVESADGSLTSPEDWGRLNSDGGLFDQSTSDYQWWDFWS
- the LOC112182110 gene encoding homeobox-leucine zipper protein ATHB-12 isoform X2 → MLEVDRVGYSPSPEEAEAFSYMNDSLGAGSSLKKNRSKNNKKRFSDEQIRSLESIFESESRLEPRKKLQLAKELGLQPRQVAIWFQNKRARWKSKQLERDYSILRANYNNLASRFEALKKEKQALVTQLQKLNDKMQRPKEERNNSIDGESDNGDDATRSESEGKPNYQMSLEKSEHRLRVMSDDDSSIKAEYFGLEEEPNLVNFVESADGSLTSPEDWGRLNSDGGLFDQSTSDYQWCA